One part of the Vicugna pacos chromosome 20, VicPac4, whole genome shotgun sequence genome encodes these proteins:
- the CCHCR1 gene encoding coiled-coil alpha-helical rod protein 1 isoform X5: MFRPSGSTGLIPPSHFQARPRPTLPRMAPTWVSDIPLIQPPAHHDVSERQPDNQRLQVTMWEPEVSGKGQEPRWRGRSVELPGSQALSQQAELISRQLQELRRLEEEVRVLRETSLQQKMRLESQAMELEALARAEKAGRAEAEGLRAALAGAEVVRKNLEEGSQRELEEVQRLHQEQLSSLMQAHQEALSSLTNKAGGLEKSLSSLETRRSGEAKELAAAQRETELLRKQLSKTQEDLEAQVTLVENLRRYVGEQVPPEVHSQTWESERQELLETVQHLHEDRDGLHTTAELLQVRVQSLTHILSMQEEELARKVQPSDCLEPEFTRKCQSLLKHWREKVFALMVQLKAQELEHRGCVEQLKGQVAELQERAETQSQEQAILQRSLQDKAAEVEVERLGAKALQMELSRAQEARCRRQQQMATAEERLKVMANAVSSCPPPPPARDMSLELEQLREERNRLDAELQLSAHIIQQEVGRAREQGEAERQQLSEVAKQLEQELQRTQESLASLGLQLEAARQGQQESMAEAASLRQELTQQQEIYGQALQEKVAEVETRLREQLSESERRLNEARREHAKAVVSLRQIQRKATREKERNQELRRLQDEARKEEVQRLTQRLKELERDKNLMLATLQQEGLLSRYKQQRLLAVLPSPLDKGNPVESSPGCPGSSAPAPPAAALCTKESIRGSLSVLLDDLQGLSEAISKEDAVCQDDDQNSSTSACL; the protein is encoded by the exons ATGTTTCGACCTTCAG GTTCCACTGGGCTGATTCCCCCATCCCACTTCCAAGCTCGGCCCCGTCCAACTCTGCCAAGAATGGCTCCCACTTGGGTCTCAGACATTCCCCTGatccaacccccagcccatcacGATGTCTCAGAGAGGCAGCCAGACAACCAGAGACTTCAAGTGACCATGTGGGAACCGGAAGTTTCTGGCAAAGGGCAGGAGCCCAGGTGGAGAGGCAG GTCCGTGGAGCTACCTGGGTCGCAGGCCCTGAGCCAGCAGGCTGAGCTGATCTCTCGGCAGCTGCAAGAGCTGCggcggctggaggaggaggtCCGGGTGCTGCGGGAAACCTCGCTGCAGCAGAAGATGAGGCTAGAGTCCCAGGCCATGGAGCTGGAGGCTCTGGCCCGGGCGGAGAAGGCCGGCCGTGCTGAGGCCGAGGGCCTGCGTGCCGCCTTGGCGGGGGCTGAGGTTGTCCGGAAGAACCTGGAAGAGGGGAGCCAGCGGGAGCTGGAGGAGGTTCAGAGGTTGCACCAAGAGCAG cTCTCCTCCTTGATGCAGGCTCACCAGGAGGCTCTTTCCAGTTTGACTAACAAAGCAGGGGGCCTGGAGAAATCTCTGAGTAGTCTGGAAACCAGGAGGTCAGGGGAAGCCAAGGAGCTGGCCGCAGCCCAGAGGGAGACTGAGCTGCTTCGGAAACAGCTGAG CAAGACCCAAGAAGACTTGGAGGCTCAGGTGACCTTGGTTGAGAATCTAAGAAGATACGTAGGGGAGCAAGTCCCTCCTGAGGTCCACAGCCAGACGTGGGAATCAGAGCGACAGGAGCTTCTAGAAACTGTGCAG CACTTGCATGAGGACCGGGATGGTCTGCACACCACGGCCGAGCTGCTGCAGGTGCGAGTCCAGAGCCTCACGCACATCCTCTCCAtgcaggaggaggagctggccCGGAAG GTTCAGCCGTCAGACTGCCTGGAGCCTGAGTTCACCAGGAAGTGCCAGTCCCTGCTGAAGCACTGGCGGGAGAAGGTGTTTGCCCTCATGGTGCAGCTGAAGGCCCAGGAGCTGGAGCACAGAGGATGCGTGGAGCAGCTGAAGGGGCAG GTGGCAGAGCTCCAGGAAAGAGCTGAAACTCAGAGTCAGGAGCAGGCCATCCTGCAGCGCTCCCTGCAGGACAAAGCTGCAGAAGTGGAGGTGGAGCGATTGGGTGCCAAG GCCCTGCAGATGGAGCTGAGCCGTGCTCAGGAGGCCCGGTGCCGGAGGCAGCAGCAGATGGCCACAGCGGAGGAGCGGCTGAAGGTCATGGCCAATGCTGTCAGCAG ctgccccccacccccaccggccAGGGACATGAGCCTTGAGTTGGAGCAGCTGCGGGAAGAGCGGAACCGCCTGGACGCGGAACTGCAGCTGAGCGCCCACATCATCCAGCAGGAGGTGGGCCGGGCCCGGGAGCAAG GGGAGGCGGAGCGGCAGCAGCTGAGCGAGGTGGCCAAGCAGCTGGAGCAGGAGCTGCAGCGCACCCAGGAGTCCCTGGCCAGTTTGGGGCTGCAGCTGGAGGCGGCTCGCCAGGGCCAGCAGGAGAGCATGGCGGAGGCTGCCAGTCTCCGGCAGGAGCTGACCCAGCAGCAGGAGATCTACGGGCAAG CACTGCAGGAGAAGGTGGCCGAAGTGGAAACTCGGCTGCGGGAACAGCTCTCAGAATCAGAAAGGAGACTGAACGAGGCTCGGAGGGAACACGCCAAGGCCG TGGTTTCCCTGCGCCAGATCCAACGCAAAGCCACCCGGGAAAAGGAGCGGAACCAGGAGCTCCGGCGCCTGCAGGATGAGGCCCGAAAGGAGGAGGTGCAGCGGCTGACCCAGCGCCTGAAGGAGCTGGAGCGGGACAAGAACCTCATGCTG GCCACCTTGCAGCAGGAGGGTCTCCTCTCCCGTTACAAGCAGCAGCGACTGTTGGCAGTTCTTCCTTCCCCACTGGATAAAGGGAATCCCGTGGAGTCCAGCCCCGGGTGCCCAGGGTCTTCAGCGCCTGCACCTCCAGCAGCGGCCCTCTGCACCAAGGAGTCCATCAGAG GATCCCTCTCTGTCCTGCTCGATGACCTGCAGGGCCTGAGTGAGGCCATTTCCAAAGAGGACGCTGTTTGTCAGGATGATGACCAGAACTCCTCTACTTCAGCCTGCCTCTGA
- the CCHCR1 gene encoding coiled-coil alpha-helical rod protein 1 isoform X2: MFRPSGSTGLIPPSHFQARPRPTLPRMAPTWVSDIPLIQPPAHHDVSERQPDNQRLQVTMWEPEVSGKGQEPRWRGRSVELPGSQALSQQAELISRQLQELRRLEEEVRVLRETSLQQKMRLESQAMELEALARAEKAGRAEAEGLRAALAGAEVVRKNLEEGSQRELEEVQRLHQEQLSSLMQAHQEALSSLTNKAGGLEKSLSSLETRRSGEAKELAAAQRETELLRKQLSKTQEDLEAQVTLVENLRRYVGEQVPPEVHSQTWESERQELLETVQHLHEDRDGLHTTAELLQVRVQSLTHILSMQEEELARKVQPSDCLEPEFTRKCQSLLKHWREKVFALMVQLKAQELEHRGCVEQLKGQVAELQERAETQSQEQAILQRSLQDKAAEVEVERLGAKALQMELSRAQEARCRRQQQMATAEERLKVMANAVSSFQTWFQSTVAEVERATARLPSISARVSYAVRKVHTIQGLMARKLAVAQLRQESCPPPPPARDMSLELEQLREERNRLDAELQLSAHIIQQEVGRAREQGEAERQQLSEVAKQLEQELQRTQESLASLGLQLEAARQGQQESMAEAASLRQELTQQQEIYGQALQEKVAEVETRLREQLSESERRLNEARREHAKAVVSLRQIQRKATREKERNQELRRLQDEARKEEVQRLTQRLKELERDKNLMLATLQQEGLLSRYKQQRLLAVLPSPLDKGNPVESSPGCPGSSAPAPPAAALCTKESIRAAPVFCTVSAPERLLLSASCPSGPSLSGSLSVLLDDLQGLSEAISKEDAVCQDDDQNSSTSACL; encoded by the exons ATGTTTCGACCTTCAG GTTCCACTGGGCTGATTCCCCCATCCCACTTCCAAGCTCGGCCCCGTCCAACTCTGCCAAGAATGGCTCCCACTTGGGTCTCAGACATTCCCCTGatccaacccccagcccatcacGATGTCTCAGAGAGGCAGCCAGACAACCAGAGACTTCAAGTGACCATGTGGGAACCGGAAGTTTCTGGCAAAGGGCAGGAGCCCAGGTGGAGAGGCAG GTCCGTGGAGCTACCTGGGTCGCAGGCCCTGAGCCAGCAGGCTGAGCTGATCTCTCGGCAGCTGCAAGAGCTGCggcggctggaggaggaggtCCGGGTGCTGCGGGAAACCTCGCTGCAGCAGAAGATGAGGCTAGAGTCCCAGGCCATGGAGCTGGAGGCTCTGGCCCGGGCGGAGAAGGCCGGCCGTGCTGAGGCCGAGGGCCTGCGTGCCGCCTTGGCGGGGGCTGAGGTTGTCCGGAAGAACCTGGAAGAGGGGAGCCAGCGGGAGCTGGAGGAGGTTCAGAGGTTGCACCAAGAGCAG cTCTCCTCCTTGATGCAGGCTCACCAGGAGGCTCTTTCCAGTTTGACTAACAAAGCAGGGGGCCTGGAGAAATCTCTGAGTAGTCTGGAAACCAGGAGGTCAGGGGAAGCCAAGGAGCTGGCCGCAGCCCAGAGGGAGACTGAGCTGCTTCGGAAACAGCTGAG CAAGACCCAAGAAGACTTGGAGGCTCAGGTGACCTTGGTTGAGAATCTAAGAAGATACGTAGGGGAGCAAGTCCCTCCTGAGGTCCACAGCCAGACGTGGGAATCAGAGCGACAGGAGCTTCTAGAAACTGTGCAG CACTTGCATGAGGACCGGGATGGTCTGCACACCACGGCCGAGCTGCTGCAGGTGCGAGTCCAGAGCCTCACGCACATCCTCTCCAtgcaggaggaggagctggccCGGAAG GTTCAGCCGTCAGACTGCCTGGAGCCTGAGTTCACCAGGAAGTGCCAGTCCCTGCTGAAGCACTGGCGGGAGAAGGTGTTTGCCCTCATGGTGCAGCTGAAGGCCCAGGAGCTGGAGCACAGAGGATGCGTGGAGCAGCTGAAGGGGCAG GTGGCAGAGCTCCAGGAAAGAGCTGAAACTCAGAGTCAGGAGCAGGCCATCCTGCAGCGCTCCCTGCAGGACAAAGCTGCAGAAGTGGAGGTGGAGCGATTGGGTGCCAAG GCCCTGCAGATGGAGCTGAGCCGTGCTCAGGAGGCCCGGTGCCGGAGGCAGCAGCAGATGGCCACAGCGGAGGAGCGGCTGAAGGTCATGGCCAATGCTGTCAGCAG CTTTCAGACCTGGTTCCAGAGCACTGTGGCCGAGGTGGAGCGGGCCACGGCCCGGCTGCCCAGCATCAGTGCCCGAGTCAGCTATGCCGTCCGCAAGGTCCACACCATTCAGG GCCTGATGGCTCGAAAACTGGCCGTTGCTCAGCTGCGCCAGGAGAG ctgccccccacccccaccggccAGGGACATGAGCCTTGAGTTGGAGCAGCTGCGGGAAGAGCGGAACCGCCTGGACGCGGAACTGCAGCTGAGCGCCCACATCATCCAGCAGGAGGTGGGCCGGGCCCGGGAGCAAG GGGAGGCGGAGCGGCAGCAGCTGAGCGAGGTGGCCAAGCAGCTGGAGCAGGAGCTGCAGCGCACCCAGGAGTCCCTGGCCAGTTTGGGGCTGCAGCTGGAGGCGGCTCGCCAGGGCCAGCAGGAGAGCATGGCGGAGGCTGCCAGTCTCCGGCAGGAGCTGACCCAGCAGCAGGAGATCTACGGGCAAG CACTGCAGGAGAAGGTGGCCGAAGTGGAAACTCGGCTGCGGGAACAGCTCTCAGAATCAGAAAGGAGACTGAACGAGGCTCGGAGGGAACACGCCAAGGCCG TGGTTTCCCTGCGCCAGATCCAACGCAAAGCCACCCGGGAAAAGGAGCGGAACCAGGAGCTCCGGCGCCTGCAGGATGAGGCCCGAAAGGAGGAGGTGCAGCGGCTGACCCAGCGCCTGAAGGAGCTGGAGCGGGACAAGAACCTCATGCTG GCCACCTTGCAGCAGGAGGGTCTCCTCTCCCGTTACAAGCAGCAGCGACTGTTGGCAGTTCTTCCTTCCCCACTGGATAAAGGGAATCCCGTGGAGTCCAGCCCCGGGTGCCCAGGGTCTTCAGCGCCTGCACCTCCAGCAGCGGCCCTCTGCACCAAGGAGTCCATCAGAG CAGCCCCGGTCTTCTGCACTGTGAGTGCTCCTGAACGCCTTCTCTTGTCCGCCTCCTGTCCCTCTGGGCCTTCTCTCTCAGGATCCCTCTCTGTCCTGCTCGATGACCTGCAGGGCCTGAGTGAGGCCATTTCCAAAGAGGACGCTGTTTGTCAGGATGATGACCAGAACTCCTCTACTTCAGCCTGCCTCTGA
- the CCHCR1 gene encoding coiled-coil alpha-helical rod protein 1 isoform X3 has protein sequence MAPTWVSDIPLIQPPAHHDVSERQPDNQRLQVTMWEPEVSGKGQEPRWRGRSVELPGSQALSQQAELISRQLQELRRLEEEVRVLRETSLQQKMRLESQAMELEALARAEKAGRAEAEGLRAALAGAEVVRKNLEEGSQRELEEVQRLHQEQLSSLMQAHQEALSSLTNKAGGLEKSLSSLETRRSGEAKELAAAQRETELLRKQLSKTQEDLEAQVTLVENLRRYVGEQVPPEVHSQTWESERQELLETVQHLHEDRDGLHTTAELLQVRVQSLTHILSMQEEELARKVQPSDCLEPEFTRKCQSLLKHWREKVFALMVQLKAQELEHRGCVEQLKGQVAELQERAETQSQEQAILQRSLQDKAAEVEVERLGAKALQMELSRAQEARCRRQQQMATAEERLKVMANAVSSFQTWFQSTVAEVERATARLPSISARVSYAVRKVHTIQGLMARKLAVAQLRQESCPPPPPARDMSLELEQLREERNRLDAELQLSAHIIQQEVGRAREQGEAERQQLSEVAKQLEQELQRTQESLASLGLQLEAARQGQQESMAEAASLRQELTQQQEIYGQALQEKVAEVETRLREQLSESERRLNEARREHAKAVVSLRQIQRKATREKERNQELRRLQDEARKEEVQRLTQRLKELERDKNLMLATLQQEGLLSRYKQQRLLAVLPSPLDKGNPVESSPGCPGSSAPAPPAAALCTKESIRAAPVFCTVSAPERLLLSASCPSGPSLSGSLSVLLDDLQGLSEAISKEDAVCQDDDQNSSTSACL, from the exons ATGGCTCCCACTTGGGTCTCAGACATTCCCCTGatccaacccccagcccatcacGATGTCTCAGAGAGGCAGCCAGACAACCAGAGACTTCAAGTGACCATGTGGGAACCGGAAGTTTCTGGCAAAGGGCAGGAGCCCAGGTGGAGAGGCAG GTCCGTGGAGCTACCTGGGTCGCAGGCCCTGAGCCAGCAGGCTGAGCTGATCTCTCGGCAGCTGCAAGAGCTGCggcggctggaggaggaggtCCGGGTGCTGCGGGAAACCTCGCTGCAGCAGAAGATGAGGCTAGAGTCCCAGGCCATGGAGCTGGAGGCTCTGGCCCGGGCGGAGAAGGCCGGCCGTGCTGAGGCCGAGGGCCTGCGTGCCGCCTTGGCGGGGGCTGAGGTTGTCCGGAAGAACCTGGAAGAGGGGAGCCAGCGGGAGCTGGAGGAGGTTCAGAGGTTGCACCAAGAGCAG cTCTCCTCCTTGATGCAGGCTCACCAGGAGGCTCTTTCCAGTTTGACTAACAAAGCAGGGGGCCTGGAGAAATCTCTGAGTAGTCTGGAAACCAGGAGGTCAGGGGAAGCCAAGGAGCTGGCCGCAGCCCAGAGGGAGACTGAGCTGCTTCGGAAACAGCTGAG CAAGACCCAAGAAGACTTGGAGGCTCAGGTGACCTTGGTTGAGAATCTAAGAAGATACGTAGGGGAGCAAGTCCCTCCTGAGGTCCACAGCCAGACGTGGGAATCAGAGCGACAGGAGCTTCTAGAAACTGTGCAG CACTTGCATGAGGACCGGGATGGTCTGCACACCACGGCCGAGCTGCTGCAGGTGCGAGTCCAGAGCCTCACGCACATCCTCTCCAtgcaggaggaggagctggccCGGAAG GTTCAGCCGTCAGACTGCCTGGAGCCTGAGTTCACCAGGAAGTGCCAGTCCCTGCTGAAGCACTGGCGGGAGAAGGTGTTTGCCCTCATGGTGCAGCTGAAGGCCCAGGAGCTGGAGCACAGAGGATGCGTGGAGCAGCTGAAGGGGCAG GTGGCAGAGCTCCAGGAAAGAGCTGAAACTCAGAGTCAGGAGCAGGCCATCCTGCAGCGCTCCCTGCAGGACAAAGCTGCAGAAGTGGAGGTGGAGCGATTGGGTGCCAAG GCCCTGCAGATGGAGCTGAGCCGTGCTCAGGAGGCCCGGTGCCGGAGGCAGCAGCAGATGGCCACAGCGGAGGAGCGGCTGAAGGTCATGGCCAATGCTGTCAGCAG CTTTCAGACCTGGTTCCAGAGCACTGTGGCCGAGGTGGAGCGGGCCACGGCCCGGCTGCCCAGCATCAGTGCCCGAGTCAGCTATGCCGTCCGCAAGGTCCACACCATTCAGG GCCTGATGGCTCGAAAACTGGCCGTTGCTCAGCTGCGCCAGGAGAG ctgccccccacccccaccggccAGGGACATGAGCCTTGAGTTGGAGCAGCTGCGGGAAGAGCGGAACCGCCTGGACGCGGAACTGCAGCTGAGCGCCCACATCATCCAGCAGGAGGTGGGCCGGGCCCGGGAGCAAG GGGAGGCGGAGCGGCAGCAGCTGAGCGAGGTGGCCAAGCAGCTGGAGCAGGAGCTGCAGCGCACCCAGGAGTCCCTGGCCAGTTTGGGGCTGCAGCTGGAGGCGGCTCGCCAGGGCCAGCAGGAGAGCATGGCGGAGGCTGCCAGTCTCCGGCAGGAGCTGACCCAGCAGCAGGAGATCTACGGGCAAG CACTGCAGGAGAAGGTGGCCGAAGTGGAAACTCGGCTGCGGGAACAGCTCTCAGAATCAGAAAGGAGACTGAACGAGGCTCGGAGGGAACACGCCAAGGCCG TGGTTTCCCTGCGCCAGATCCAACGCAAAGCCACCCGGGAAAAGGAGCGGAACCAGGAGCTCCGGCGCCTGCAGGATGAGGCCCGAAAGGAGGAGGTGCAGCGGCTGACCCAGCGCCTGAAGGAGCTGGAGCGGGACAAGAACCTCATGCTG GCCACCTTGCAGCAGGAGGGTCTCCTCTCCCGTTACAAGCAGCAGCGACTGTTGGCAGTTCTTCCTTCCCCACTGGATAAAGGGAATCCCGTGGAGTCCAGCCCCGGGTGCCCAGGGTCTTCAGCGCCTGCACCTCCAGCAGCGGCCCTCTGCACCAAGGAGTCCATCAGAG CAGCCCCGGTCTTCTGCACTGTGAGTGCTCCTGAACGCCTTCTCTTGTCCGCCTCCTGTCCCTCTGGGCCTTCTCTCTCAGGATCCCTCTCTGTCCTGCTCGATGACCTGCAGGGCCTGAGTGAGGCCATTTCCAAAGAGGACGCTGTTTGTCAGGATGATGACCAGAACTCCTCTACTTCAGCCTGCCTCTGA
- the CCHCR1 gene encoding coiled-coil alpha-helical rod protein 1 isoform X7: MRLESQAMELEALARAEKAGRAEAEGLRAALAGAEVVRKNLEEGSQRELEEVQRLHQEQLSSLMQAHQEALSSLTNKAGGLEKSLSSLETRRSGEAKELAAAQRETELLRKQLSKTQEDLEAQVTLVENLRRYVGEQVPPEVHSQTWESERQELLETVQHLHEDRDGLHTTAELLQVRVQSLTHILSMQEEELARKVQPSDCLEPEFTRKCQSLLKHWREKVFALMVQLKAQELEHRGCVEQLKGQVAELQERAETQSQEQAILQRSLQDKAAEVEVERLGAKALQMELSRAQEARCRRQQQMATAEERLKVMANAVSSFQTWFQSTVAEVERATARLPSISARVSYAVRKVHTIQGLMARKLAVAQLRQESCPPPPPARDMSLELEQLREERNRLDAELQLSAHIIQQEVGRAREQGEAERQQLSEVAKQLEQELQRTQESLASLGLQLEAARQGQQESMAEAASLRQELTQQQEIYGQALQEKVAEVETRLREQLSESERRLNEARREHAKAVVSLRQIQRKATREKERNQELRRLQDEARKEEVQRLTQRLKELERDKNLMLATLQQEGLLSRYKQQRLLAVLPSPLDKGNPVESSPGCPGSSAPAPPAAALCTKESIRAAPVFCTVSAPERLLLSASCPSGPSLSGSLSVLLDDLQGLSEAISKEDAVCQDDDQNSSTSACL, translated from the exons ATGAGGCTAGAGTCCCAGGCCATGGAGCTGGAGGCTCTGGCCCGGGCGGAGAAGGCCGGCCGTGCTGAGGCCGAGGGCCTGCGTGCCGCCTTGGCGGGGGCTGAGGTTGTCCGGAAGAACCTGGAAGAGGGGAGCCAGCGGGAGCTGGAGGAGGTTCAGAGGTTGCACCAAGAGCAG cTCTCCTCCTTGATGCAGGCTCACCAGGAGGCTCTTTCCAGTTTGACTAACAAAGCAGGGGGCCTGGAGAAATCTCTGAGTAGTCTGGAAACCAGGAGGTCAGGGGAAGCCAAGGAGCTGGCCGCAGCCCAGAGGGAGACTGAGCTGCTTCGGAAACAGCTGAG CAAGACCCAAGAAGACTTGGAGGCTCAGGTGACCTTGGTTGAGAATCTAAGAAGATACGTAGGGGAGCAAGTCCCTCCTGAGGTCCACAGCCAGACGTGGGAATCAGAGCGACAGGAGCTTCTAGAAACTGTGCAG CACTTGCATGAGGACCGGGATGGTCTGCACACCACGGCCGAGCTGCTGCAGGTGCGAGTCCAGAGCCTCACGCACATCCTCTCCAtgcaggaggaggagctggccCGGAAG GTTCAGCCGTCAGACTGCCTGGAGCCTGAGTTCACCAGGAAGTGCCAGTCCCTGCTGAAGCACTGGCGGGAGAAGGTGTTTGCCCTCATGGTGCAGCTGAAGGCCCAGGAGCTGGAGCACAGAGGATGCGTGGAGCAGCTGAAGGGGCAG GTGGCAGAGCTCCAGGAAAGAGCTGAAACTCAGAGTCAGGAGCAGGCCATCCTGCAGCGCTCCCTGCAGGACAAAGCTGCAGAAGTGGAGGTGGAGCGATTGGGTGCCAAG GCCCTGCAGATGGAGCTGAGCCGTGCTCAGGAGGCCCGGTGCCGGAGGCAGCAGCAGATGGCCACAGCGGAGGAGCGGCTGAAGGTCATGGCCAATGCTGTCAGCAG CTTTCAGACCTGGTTCCAGAGCACTGTGGCCGAGGTGGAGCGGGCCACGGCCCGGCTGCCCAGCATCAGTGCCCGAGTCAGCTATGCCGTCCGCAAGGTCCACACCATTCAGG GCCTGATGGCTCGAAAACTGGCCGTTGCTCAGCTGCGCCAGGAGAG ctgccccccacccccaccggccAGGGACATGAGCCTTGAGTTGGAGCAGCTGCGGGAAGAGCGGAACCGCCTGGACGCGGAACTGCAGCTGAGCGCCCACATCATCCAGCAGGAGGTGGGCCGGGCCCGGGAGCAAG GGGAGGCGGAGCGGCAGCAGCTGAGCGAGGTGGCCAAGCAGCTGGAGCAGGAGCTGCAGCGCACCCAGGAGTCCCTGGCCAGTTTGGGGCTGCAGCTGGAGGCGGCTCGCCAGGGCCAGCAGGAGAGCATGGCGGAGGCTGCCAGTCTCCGGCAGGAGCTGACCCAGCAGCAGGAGATCTACGGGCAAG CACTGCAGGAGAAGGTGGCCGAAGTGGAAACTCGGCTGCGGGAACAGCTCTCAGAATCAGAAAGGAGACTGAACGAGGCTCGGAGGGAACACGCCAAGGCCG TGGTTTCCCTGCGCCAGATCCAACGCAAAGCCACCCGGGAAAAGGAGCGGAACCAGGAGCTCCGGCGCCTGCAGGATGAGGCCCGAAAGGAGGAGGTGCAGCGGCTGACCCAGCGCCTGAAGGAGCTGGAGCGGGACAAGAACCTCATGCTG GCCACCTTGCAGCAGGAGGGTCTCCTCTCCCGTTACAAGCAGCAGCGACTGTTGGCAGTTCTTCCTTCCCCACTGGATAAAGGGAATCCCGTGGAGTCCAGCCCCGGGTGCCCAGGGTCTTCAGCGCCTGCACCTCCAGCAGCGGCCCTCTGCACCAAGGAGTCCATCAGAG CAGCCCCGGTCTTCTGCACTGTGAGTGCTCCTGAACGCCTTCTCTTGTCCGCCTCCTGTCCCTCTGGGCCTTCTCTCTCAGGATCCCTCTCTGTCCTGCTCGATGACCTGCAGGGCCTGAGTGAGGCCATTTCCAAAGAGGACGCTGTTTGTCAGGATGATGACCAGAACTCCTCTACTTCAGCCTGCCTCTGA